In Corylus avellana chromosome ca2, CavTom2PMs-1.0, the following proteins share a genomic window:
- the LOC132172818 gene encoding phospholipase A1 PLIP2, chloroplastic-like, translated as MDSLCLKTSGIHGALGSSISVTGGLEARTTPSQVSAVGRSAGEKKTAPFSRLRSLWLNNKGGGGGGSGRYNGLAVDDAVLAGNDGMVGVEEERERSENWVLKILQVRSLWRERGAGIVEEGKEEEGGDVGIDERFVGEEECEVCRVDDDGEEEKVEFDRDSFSRLLRRVSLAEARLYAQMSYLGNLAYSIPNIKPGNLLKYHGLRLVTSSIEKKELAAKAEKNQLSAETPEAERDAEDEVEVKELKNEGYRISASVAYQIAASAASYLHSHTRSILPFKSSKTMAGEHSPEGSSGTDDDSNMMNSEMASFMATTDSVTAVVAAKEEVKQAVADGLNSTRSSPCEWFVCDDDQSDARFFVIQGSESLSSWQANLLFEPVKFEGLDVLVHRGIYEAAKGIYQQMLPEVRAHLKSRGNKATFRFTGHSLGGSLALLVNLMLLIRHEVPISSLLPVITFGSPSIMCGGDCLLRKLGLPQNHVQAITMHRDIVPRAFSCNYPNHVAEILKAVNRNFRNHPCLNNQKLLYAPIGELLILQPDEKFSPSHKLLPSGSGLYLLSGSLSDTNDAEKQLRAAQLVFLNSPHPLEILSDRSAYGSEGAIQRDHDMNSYMKSVRGVIRQELNRVRKARREQRRKVWWPLVAPRGINAGIVVGRSMISINISQDQFNFSGILQTGRESLKRFSRLVASQHMQLFLVLLFPARLLLLGAYGMINIR; from the exons ATGGATAGTTTGTGTTTGAAGACGTCAGGGATTCATGGGGCTCTGGGCTCGTCGATCTCCGTGACTGGGGGTCTGGAGGCCCGAACGACGCCGTCCCAGGTGAGCGCGGTGGGGCGGTCCGCGGGGGAGAAGAAGACGGCGCCATTTTCGAGGTTGAGATCTCTTTGGCTTAACAATAAaggtggaggtggtggtgggAGCGGAAGGTACAATGGGTTGGCCGTGGACGACGCCGTTTTGGCGGGGAATGACGGGATGGTGGGTGTGGAGGAGGAGAGGGAGCGAAGCGAGAACTGGGTGTTGAAGATTTTGCAGGTGAGGTCGCTGTGGAGGGAGAGAGGCGCTGGTATTGTGGAGGAAGGGAAGGAGGAAGAGGGTGGTGATGTGGGGATTGATGAGAGATTTGTTGGTGAGGAAGAGTGCGAGGTTTGTAGagttgatgatgatggtgaagaagagaaggttGAGTTTGATAGAGACTCATTTTCGAGATTGCTGAGGAGGGTGTCGTTGGCCGAGGCCAGGTTGTATGCTCAAATGTCGTATTTGGGGAACTTGGCCTATTCTATTCCCAATATCAAG CCAGGAAATCTCCTGAAATATCATGGTTTGCGATTGGTAACTTCGTCGATAGAGAAGAAGGAATTGGCTGCAAAAGCTGAGAAAAATCAGTTGTCAGCTGAAACTCCAGAAGCAGAAAGGGATGCAGAGGACGAGGTGGAAGTCAAGGAGCTGAAGAATGAAGGATATCGAATAAGTGCATCTGTTGCATACCAAATTGCTGCCTCTGCTGCTTCGTATCTACATTCTCATACAAGGAGCATACTTCCATTCAAATCCTCAAAAACCATGGCTGGTGAACATTCACCTGAAGGAAGTAGTGGAACTGATGACGATTCTAATATGATGAACTCAGAGATGGCTTCTTTCATGGCAACTACAGACTCGGTGACAGCTGTGGTTGCTGCAAAGGAGGAAGTGAAGCAGGCTGTTGCTGATGGTTTGAACTCAACACGTTCATCACCCTGTGAATGGTTCGTATGTGATGATGATCAGAGTGATGCACGATTCTTTGTCATTCAG GGGTCAGAATCACTATCTTCATGGCAAGCAAATTTACTCTTTGAACCTGTCAAATTTGAG GGACTAGATGTGCTTGTGCACAGAGGTATTTATGAGGCTGCAAAAGGGATCTATCAACAGATGTTGCCCGAAGTGCGCGCACACCTAAAATCTCGTGGAAACAAAGCAACCTTCCGTTTCACTGGCCATTCTCTCGGGGGAAGCTTGGCTCTACTTGTGAATCTCATGTTGCTGATACGGCATGAAGTGCCAATTTCTTCCTTACTTCCTGTTATAACATTTGGTTCACCATCTATCATGTGTGGAGGTGACTGTCTCCTCCGTAAGCTTGGACTGCCTCAGAATCATGTTCAGGCAATCACAATGCACAGAGACATTGTTCCCCGGGCCTTCTCTTGCAATTATCCGAATCACGTTGCGGAGATTCTCAAGGCTGTCAATAGGAACTTCCGCAATCATCCTTGTCTCAATAACCAG AAACTACTTTATGCTCCAATAGGTGAGCTTCTCATTCTGCAGCCGGATGAGAAATTCTCTCCTAGCCATAAGCTCCTTCCTTCAGGCAGTGGTCTATATCTTTTAAGCGGCTCATTGTCAGATACCAATGATGCAGAGAAGCAGCTTCGGGCTGCCCAATTGGTGTTCCTTAACTCACCACACCCCCTTGAGATCCTAAGTGACCGCTCTGCGTATGGTTCCGAAGGAGCCATCCAAAGAGATCATGACATGAATTCTTACATGAAATCTGTCAGGGGCGTGATTCGCCAAGAGCTTAACCGCGTCAGGAAGGCCAGGAGAGAGCAGCGCCGCAAAGTTTGGTGGCCCCTTGTGGCACCGCGGGGCATCAATGCCGGTATAGTTGTGGGGAGGTCCATGATATCAATCAACATTAGCCAAGATCAGTTCAACTTCTCTGGCATCTTACAAACAGGGAGAGAGTCTTTGAAAAGGTTCAGTAGGCTGGTCGCATCACAGCACATGCAGTTGTTTTTGGTGCTCTTGTTCCCAGCTCGATTGTTACTCTTAGGGGCATACGGCATGATCAATATTCGTTGA